The stretch of DNA AGAAGCCAAAAACGAAAAACAGTGTGACTTCTGTAGATGATGACGATGCTAATAAGCTTTTgtttattcaatttatttaggTTTTCTTCGAATTCAAGTGCAAACATCGCCGGTTTGTGCAAGTCTTTAAAAGTAGCTGACTTTTCATACAACTTCTTTGTGGGAAACATTCCAAAATGTTTCGAGTATCTTCCAAGGTATTCTTATCATCTGTGCtgtctatctaaactctcaaaGTCTCCGATTTCGCTTGAGAGTTTCTCGTTTTATGGTCACTAGGACGAGCTTTCAAGGGAACTGCATGCAAAACAAAGATCTTAAGCATCGACCACCTTCTCAATGTGGTGTGTAAGATGGATAATTTTCACTTCATCAAATTCACGTGTTCGATTAGTTATGGTTTTCTGAATGTGATCCCCGTCGCAGGTAATGCACAACTGGTCAAAACTCATGAAAGCCCGAGTGCACCCCCTAAGCACCAGTCTGCTCAAATGGTGGCTAAGCACCATAAAGCATCAAAACCTAGATGGCTTCTAGCTCTTGAGATTGTCACAGGGTCAATGGTTGGTTTGCTCGTTCTGGTTGCACTTTTCTCAGCAATTCATCGCTGGAAGAACAGATCATCTATCATCATTCCTTGGAAGAAATCTTCAAGTGAGAAGGAAAAGTTCACAGTCTACGTAGGTTAGAATCTTTCCAGAATTCTCCACTTTCCAATACAAATTCCAGGGAGCAAAGAACTCAAAAGAAGTGgccttgtttttgtttgaactACAGATTCCGAATTGCTGAAGGATGTTTCGAGATTAACAAGACAAGAGCTCGAAGTGGCGTGTGAAGACTTTAGCAACATCATTGGTTTGTCTGCAGATAGTCAGATCTATAAAGGGACAATGAAAGGTGGGTCTGAGATTGCGGTGATATCTGTTtgtgtaaaagaagaagattggactGGATATCTTGAGCTCTATTTCCAGAGAGAGGTAGCTCTTCTCACATTATCATCATTCCCAAGTCACTTGGATAGAACAATCTTTAagaaaaatctctttttttttcctgaggTTTCGACTATATTTCCCCACTGTATCAGGTTGCAGATTTGGCTAGATTAAACCACGAGAACACAGCAAAATTACTTGGATACTGCAAAGAGACCTCACCATTTACAAGAATGCTTGTTTTTGAGTATGCATCAAACGGAACACTATATGAGCACCTCCACTGTAAATAATCTAACTTCCTTAGAGCTTGTTTCATCATACTGTACTTGTTTGCCCAGATAAAAGACGTATGATAAATGTGTTGATGCAGATGGGGAAGCTGCCTTAGTATCGTGGGCAAGACGGATGAAGATTGTTATAGGCATCGCACGCGGTCTCAAGTACCTTCATATGGAACTTGATCCTCCATTTACAATATCTGAGTTGAGCTCAAACGCAATCTATCTCACTGAAGATTTTACTCCCAAGGTAAAGTAAAGTGAGACCAGCATCTGATTAGCTAAACTCCACAGCTAAGCTAAGCTTCATTAAGTTcacattcttcttttttctgtCTTTCTTTGATGCAGCTGGTTGATTTCGAGTGCTGGAAGACGATTCTTGCGAGATCAGAAAAGAATTTGAGAAATATTAGTAGTCAGGGTTCGATATGTGTGCTCCCAAGTGGAATGGAGAGCCGACATCTCGATGTGTCGGGTAATATCTACGCATTCGGCATTCTTTTGCTGGAAGTTGTCAGTGGAAGACCTCCTTATTGCAAAGACAAAGGTTTCTTAATTGAATGGGTAAGAAAACAAGAAGCTAATTTACTTGAAACTGAGTTGATTCCTTCTCTGTTTTCACCCTAGACATCAATACAGCCTCCTCTTTTTCACCTTTTCCTCCATTTTGAAAAAAAGCTTCATTGTTATTATAAACCAAATGTGCAGGCAAAGGAGTTCCTTGAAACGCCAGAGGCAATGGCGGGATTGGTGGATCCAGAACTGAAACATTTTAACCGAGAAGATCTTGAGACGGTATGCGAAGTGGCGAGCCAATGCTTGAATAGGGATCCAaccaacaacaacgacaataaCAAGAAGCCCTCAGTGCAAGAGCTATGCGAGACGTTGGAGAGTAAAATCAGTCTGTCAATTTCTGCAGAGCTTAGATCATCTTCTTTGGCTTGGGCCGAGCTGGCACTTGACTCGTGATGAGAAACGATATATGAAGGAGAAAGGAGTGTGGAATGATGAATGCTACTAACTAACTGAAAACCAAACCCTCAACTCTGTAAATCAATCGACTGCTGATTacaacaacatttgatattgttttttctttttgttttgggctCTGATCTTGACGAGTGTGTTTGTGTTCTTACGTTCTTGATTAGTTTTGTGGTTTTGGGAGTGTTCAAAAGTGTTTGTAAAGGAAGAGAGGAAGGAAATTATAGATTTTTCTGTATTATTTGGAAAATCTATGAGAGATTGAAGAATGTATTGTTTGGATCTATCTATCAAATCTTATGTTAGATTATATAGCATTGGACCTCAACATATTAGTCTGCAAACTCTTACATGTATTATATTTAATACGACTTGTAGTAACGAGGTAGAAATATACTATTTGAGTGCCCTCAAATACGAAGATTAGTTAGACAGACACGTACGTATAATAGATTCAATTTTACCGTAAAATGGATATGGATTAGGAAACTTTCGTCGATAGTATtagtataagtttttatttaattgcaCGCAACACAtactgtattaaaaaaaatgtaaccgAAAATAGAAGCAAGTAATGATTAATCTTCATAATGTCGTAATAATAATGACACTGTTAATTAAAAGTTCAATACCAATCCACTCCACACTATCTTAACGAACCTTAAAAGTCAAATGTGTTTAGAACAATGGCGGTTTCATAAGTGTATTATTTATTGGTAGGAccctataatttatatattttatagattcGGCCCACTAATTTTGTCATTTACCTTTTTCCCTCGCccgtttttatttaaaaaagctAAAGGCATTTCAAAGTCTCACATTTCCCACAAAACCTAAttaaaaagaattcaaattcaaattcgattagacggagagaagaagaatcagattcGCTCGCTCCACATGGCGACGAAGCTTCTGTCGCTTACATGCATACGGAAAGAGAGATTCAGCGAGCGTTACCCTCTGGTGCGGAAGCATCTGACCAGGTCTCGCGGCGGTGGCGGCGCCGGAGATGGATCGTCGTCGGAGACGGTGGCGTTTGAGATCGAAGAGGAGATTTCTAGGGCGATTTTTCAAGTGTTGGGGATGACTTGCTCTGCTTGCGCTGGATCTGTTGAGAAAGCTATCAAACGTCTCTCTGGGATCCACGAAGCTGTCATCGATGCTCTAAACAATCGGGCTCAGATTCTGTTTTACCCTAACCTTGTCGATGTAAGCTATGATACGAAATTCTCCGATTCTCCAAAATCGAATCGATttgggatttagggtttttatttaatttgctcctttttgatttggattattgtatatatataggtggAGACAATTCGTGAGACTATTGAAGATGCTGGATTCGAAGCATCACTGATTGAAAACGAGGCGAATGAGAGGTCTAGACAAGTTTGCAGGATAAGAATTAGCGGTATGACTTGTACCTCTTGTTCTTCAACGATCGAACGAGTTTTGCAATCTGTTAACGGTGTACAGAGAGCTCATGTGGCTTTAGCAATTGAGGAAGCTGAGATTCATTATGATCCTAGACTTCTAAGTTGCGATAGACTATTGGAAGAGATAGAGAGTGCTGGGTTTGAAGCTGTGCTTATAAGTACAGGGGAGGATGTGAGCAAGATTGATTTGAAGATTGATGGTGAGTTTACTGATGAATCTATGGAGATAATTGAAAGATCTCTTGAAGCACTTCCTGGGGTTCAAAGTGTTGAGATCAGCCATGGAACTGATAAGATATCTGTATTGTATAGACCTGATGTGACGGGGCCTAGGAATTTTATTCAGGTGATTGAGTCTATTGTCTTTGGTCATAGTGGTCATATCAAGGCGACGATATTTTCCGAAGGAGGTGTAGGCAGAGAATCTCAGAAGCAAGGGGAGGTTAAGCAGTACTATAAGTCGTTTCTCTGGAGTTTGGTTTTTACGGTACCTGTGTTTTTGACAGCCATGGTTTTTATGTATATCCCTGGAATTAAAGATTTGCTGATGTTTAAAGTCATCAATATGCTGACCGTTGGAGAAATCATAAGGTGGGTTTTGGCTACCCCTGTCCAGTTTGTTATCGGTTGGAGATTTTATACTGGCGCTTACAAGGCTTTACGCCGTGGATCGGCTAACATGGATGTTCTGATTGCTCTGGGAACAAATGCAGCCTATTTCTATTCGTTGTATACAGTGCTGAGAGCTGCAACCTCTCCTGATTTCAAGGGAGTAGATTTCTTTGAGACTAGCGCCATGCTCATTTCGTTTATCATACTGGGAAAATATTTGGAGGTTCTGGCTAAAGGAAAAACATCTCAGGCGATCGCAAAGCTTATGAACTTGGCACCTGACACTGCGATATTGTTGTCCTTGGACGAGGAAGGGAATGCGACTGgtgaagaagagattgatggTCGCCTGATACAGAAGAATGACGTGATCAAAATCGTCCCTGGTGCTAAAGTTGCTTCAGATGGTTATGTCATATGGGGACAAAGTCATGTGAATGAAAGTATGATAACTGGAGAGGCAAGGCCAGTGGCAAAGAGAAAGGGTGATACAGTTATTGGAGGCACTTTGAACGAGAATGGAGTTCTGCATGTTAAGGTTACAAGGGTTGGTTCAGAGAGTGCTCTTGCTCAGATTGTACGACTTGTTGAGTCTGCGCAGCTAGCGAAAGCTCCAGTACAGAAGTTGGCTGATCGGATTTCCAAGTTCTTTGTTCCTCTGGTGAGTAATCTTACAGTTTGATAAACAGAAAGTTTAGTCTTTTTAAAGCACAGTTAACTGTTTAAACTCACTGAAATATAATGTTGCAGGTAATTTTCCTCTCGTTCGCAACTTGGCTTTCCTGGTTCTTAGCTGGGAAACTACATTGGTACCCTGAATCCTGGATTCCTTCTTCAATGGATAGCTTCGAGCTAGCTCTTCAGTTCGGGATCTCTGTCATGGTCATAGCTTGTCCGTGTGCTCTTGGGCTGGCTACTCCAACTGCTGTTATGGTTGGTACTGGGGTCGGTGCATCCCAAGGTGTGCTGATAAAGGGTGGCCAAGCCTTAGAAAAAGCACACAAGGTTAGTGTGTGGTAGCTTGTTAAGCTTATAGAGTCGCTTGCCGCATTGTATCTTTTCTATTGTATATGACTAAGGTTTTCTGtaccctttttttgtttaaagatgATTGACCCTAACAGTTTCCATGACGGTGTAGGTATCTTGCATTGTCTTTGACAAGACAGGAACTCTAACAATGGGGAATCCCGTGGTTGTGAAAACAAAACTCCTGAAAAACATGGTACTTCGAGAGTTCTATGAACTTGTTGCTGCAACTGAGGTAATCTCTTGTAACCACTGAACACACTGATCAAAAAATTCTGGTTAAATTTTCGAAACTCATGGCCTACATGAAAAATGATATCACTATGATGACACTGTCCTTTTATCAGGTAAACAGTGAGCATCCGTTAGCAAAGGCCATTGTTGAGTATGGTAAGAAATTCAGAGATGACGAAGAGAACCCTGCGTGGCCTGAAGCCCGTGATTTTGTGTCTGTCACTGGAAATGGAGTTAAAGCAATCGTTAAAGGAAGAGAGATAATGGTGGGAAACAAGAGTTTGATGACTAGTCATGGAGTTATTATTCCAGTCGAAGCTGAAGAGTTGCTAGTCGATGCTGAAGATCTGGCCCAGACCGGGATTCTTGTCTCCATAAACAGCGAGTTGATTGGAGTTTTGTCTGTTTCGGATCCTTTAAAACCGAGTGCTCGAGAAGCCATCTccattttaaaatccatgaatATCAAAAGCATCATGGTAACTGGTGACAACTGGGGAACTGCCAATTCCATTGCTGGAGAAGTGGGTATCGACTCTGTTATCGCAGAAGCTAAACCTGAGCAAAAAGCAGAGAAAGTCAAGGAACTACAGGTACTTTAGTAGCTCCACACTAGATGTTAGAGAGTTCATATCTATAATTGCAAAATTTGAATTGATTAAATGAAGAAATTTTGCAGGCTGCGGGACATGTTGTGGCAATGGTGGGTGACGGAATCAACGACTCACCTGCTCTCGTTGCAGCGGATGTCGGGATGGCAATTGGTGCAGGAACTGACATTGCTATAGAAGCAGCGGATATAGTTCTCATGAAAAGCAACTTAGAAGATGTGATCACAGCCATTGATCTGTCAAGGAAAACGTTCTCAAGAATACGTCTCAACTACGTATGGGCTCTCGGGTACAACCTCATGGGGATACCGATAGCTGCGGGAGTGCTTTTCCCGTCGACACGTTTCAGGTTGCCTCCGTGGATTGCAGGTGCTGCAATGGCTGCTTCTTCTGTTAGTGTTGTGTGTTGTTCTCTCTTGCTGAAGAGCTACAAGCGACCTAAGAAGCTTGATCATATGGAGATCCGTGAGATTCAGGTGGAGCGAGTTTAAAAAAGTTAACTAAACAGAGTTTAATGGGTTGTGTTATATTTGATGAATCATTTAACCGTACTGTAAATTTTCACTCCTCATCTAGGAATAATAAAGTCCATTAACTATTAATGGATTTACTTTgcctccatatatatatatattcggaaTCTTATAATTGTCTAGCTCTTAGGGTTTCTTCTTTCAGAAACAAGAAACATCACAATCATGAGAACTAGAGATCGCAGCAAGAAGGGAAAGATCGAGAACGAGTCGTCTCAAGTAACGTCTGAAACAACAAGATATGTTGAAGATTCAATTCCTAGCGATCTGGTGTTCGAGATTTTGAGGAGATTACCTGTAAAATCTGTAGCTAGGTTTCTCCTTGTATCCAAGTTATGGGTAAAAATCATCCGCAGTCAAGATTTCATCAGATTGTTCCCGCTTCCGTCTTCGCTTCAGCCACGTCAACTCCTTGCATTCAAGTGTTTAGATAACGAAAACGAACGTCAGATTTGGAAGTTCTTCTCGTCTACGTCGACGACATCAATGATGGAAACACTCTCTTATCTATCTCTTGCAACATGCCCAATCGCGAATATGCCTAAAGGAATCGACAATTACGTCAACGAGGTTCCTCATTACGTTAACGGATTGATAAGTCTTGGATGCGGTCGAGAACAAATCATATGTAACCCTAGCACAGGCACGTCGATAACTTTACCTAAagtgaaatcaagaaaaaagattaTCCGAAGCTTTTTCGGGTACGATCCAGTTGATGGTCAATATAAAGTATTGTGCATGTCAGAGAAATTACATGATTATTGGCATGCTCCATCTGTTGAACATCAAGTATTCACATTGGGAGGAGTTAATAA from Camelina sativa cultivar DH55 chromosome 9, Cs, whole genome shotgun sequence encodes:
- the LOC104716074 gene encoding putative F-box protein At1g31000 — its product is MRTRDRSKKGKIENESSQVTSETTRYVEDSIPSDLVFEILRRLPVKSVARFLLVSKLWVKIIRSQDFIRLFPLPSSLQPRQLLAFKCLDNENERQIWKFFSSTSTTSMMETLSYLSLATCPIANMPKGIDNYVNEVPHYVNGLISLGCGREQIICNPSTGTSITLPKVKSRKKIIRSFFGYDPVDGQYKVLCMSEKLHDYWHAPSVEHQVFTLGGVNKSWRMIECNILHRAKTNGVCINGVVYYGAWMIDTSVRECVSKKKWCLARFDVRSEKFDQVVQILGVPFVRNFHHPSLISYKGKASTVSETKRQRFELWVLEDAEKHEWSKVCFFIHHPLIDSWGPNLRIRGYSIHTDEIVFVSHDHQEDFYILYYQQNKSFRCFTVKGYLSTDVGRFTDVFPFFNYEETVMFL
- the LOC104714699 gene encoding probable copper-transporting ATPase HMA5, whose product is MATKLLSLTCIRKERFSERYPLVRKHLTRSRGGGGAGDGSSSETVAFEIEEEISRAIFQVLGMTCSACAGSVEKAIKRLSGIHEAVIDALNNRAQILFYPNLVDVETIRETIEDAGFEASLIENEANERSRQVCRIRISGMTCTSCSSTIERVLQSVNGVQRAHVALAIEEAEIHYDPRLLSCDRLLEEIESAGFEAVLISTGEDVSKIDLKIDGEFTDESMEIIERSLEALPGVQSVEISHGTDKISVLYRPDVTGPRNFIQVIESIVFGHSGHIKATIFSEGGVGRESQKQGEVKQYYKSFLWSLVFTVPVFLTAMVFMYIPGIKDLLMFKVINMLTVGEIIRWVLATPVQFVIGWRFYTGAYKALRRGSANMDVLIALGTNAAYFYSLYTVLRAATSPDFKGVDFFETSAMLISFIILGKYLEVLAKGKTSQAIAKLMNLAPDTAILLSLDEEGNATGEEEIDGRLIQKNDVIKIVPGAKVASDGYVIWGQSHVNESMITGEARPVAKRKGDTVIGGTLNENGVLHVKVTRVGSESALAQIVRLVESAQLAKAPVQKLADRISKFFVPLVIFLSFATWLSWFLAGKLHWYPESWIPSSMDSFELALQFGISVMVIACPCALGLATPTAVMVGTGVGASQGVLIKGGQALEKAHKVSCIVFDKTGTLTMGNPVVVKTKLLKNMVLREFYELVAATEVNSEHPLAKAIVEYGKKFRDDEENPAWPEARDFVSVTGNGVKAIVKGREIMVGNKSLMTSHGVIIPVEAEELLVDAEDLAQTGILVSINSELIGVLSVSDPLKPSAREAISILKSMNIKSIMVTGDNWGTANSIAGEVGIDSVIAEAKPEQKAEKVKELQAAGHVVAMVGDGINDSPALVAADVGMAIGAGTDIAIEAADIVLMKSNLEDVITAIDLSRKTFSRIRLNYVWALGYNLMGIPIAAGVLFPSTRFRLPPWIAGAAMAASSVSVVCCSLLLKSYKRPKKLDHMEIREIQVERV
- the LOC104714697 gene encoding probable LRR receptor-like serine/threonine-protein kinase At1g63430 encodes the protein MRSKFCSLLVLVLGLFFVSCDGFASNEVGALRRFKEAIYEDPLLVMSNWNDPNSDPCDWTGINCSPSKDHVIKINISASSIKGFLAPELGQITYLQELILHGNILLGTIPKEIGKLKNLKILDLGNNHLMGPIPAEIGGLSSIKIINLQSNGLTGKLPAELGNLKYLRELHIDRNRLQGSLLVAGASGYQSKVFSSNSSANIAGLCKSLKVADFSYNFFVGNIPKCFEYLPRTSFQGNCMQNKDLKHRPPSQCGNAQLVKTHESPSAPPKHQSAQMVAKHHKASKPRWLLALEIVTGSMVGLLVLVALFSAIHRWKNRSSIIIPWKKSSSEKEKFTVYVDSELLKDVSRLTRQELEVACEDFSNIIGLSADSQIYKGTMKGGSEIAVISVCVKEEDWTGYLELYFQREVADLARLNHENTAKLLGYCKETSPFTRMLVFEYASNGTLYEHLHYGEAALVSWARRMKIVIGIARGLKYLHMELDPPFTISELSSNAIYLTEDFTPKLVDFECWKTILARSEKNLRNISSQGSICVLPSGMESRHLDVSGNIYAFGILLLEVVSGRPPYCKDKGFLIEWAKEFLETPEAMAGLVDPELKHFNREDLETVCEVASQCLNRDPTNNNDNNKKPSVQELCETLESKISLSISAELRSSSLAWAELALDS